The sequence ACTCTAAATTACAGATACAATCAAATTGGCGAAATGGATGTTGGTGGTTTTCCGGATAAAGACCTTTGCGGCTTATGGAAATACCAAAAATTACTCCCGATCGATGATGTTAGGGATTGTGTAACGCTAGGAGAGGGTGCTACTCCTCTAATTACTAGTGTTAGACTTCAGGTAAAGTTGGGAAGCACCGGGAGAATAATGCTGAAAGACGAGACTCAGAACCCTACCGGCACTTGCAAGGATCGCCTGCGGCTATGGGTGTTAGAAAGGCTACAGAAATCGGTTCAGGAAAAATGATTCTCGCTTCTGACGGAAATGCTGGCCCTGCAACAGTTGCTTATTGTGCAAGAGCTGGACTTTGTTGCTTCGTTCTGATGCCCGCAGATACGCCTGTTGAAAGAAATGTGCAAACCATCTTCTATGGTGCTACTCTAATTCTTGTGGAAAATAGCACTGTGAGCGATTGCATTGATATGATAACCGATCTATCTGAATCTAATAACTGGACTCATCTGACAACTGCCGCAGCAGTCAATCCTTATCATTTTGAAGGTACAAAAACCATAGCTTTCGAAATTGCAGAGGATCTTGGATGGAACACTCCCGCCTGGGTCATAATGCCTGTGGGAGGGGCTGGTCTTTCTGCTGCAGTTTGGAAGGGCTTTGGAGATGATGGAAGCTGGTATAATAACTGAGCTCCCGAGAATTCTTTCCGTTCAGGCCGAGGGATGTGCACCTTTAGTGAGAGCCTTTAAGAAACACAAGAACAAGATCAAGAGATGGGAAAAGCCCAGTACTTTAGCGAAGGCAATTAGCGTTCCTTACCCGCTCGACGGTGAACTGGCACTTCGCGCAATAAGGGATTCAGGTGGGTCGGCCATCTCCGTATCTTACGGTGAGATGGTCAATGCAGCCCGTGACATTGCAAGACTTGAGGGTATCTTTGCAGAACCAACTGGTGCAGCTTCTGTAGCAGGTTTAGCCAAAGCTCTTAAGGAGGGAATCGTAAGTGAGGAAGAATCAGTCGTTGCGCTTGTTACAGGAACGGGACTAAAGGCCATCTCATCATTTGGTAAGCTTCTTGAGGCGCCTAAGACAATAGGAAGAAACATTTCTGATTTGAAGAATGCTTTGGATGGATAAAGAGTAGTGTGGTTTATACTTCAAGTATCGAGAATCCACCCGCCACATTCAATGAATCCGGTTTTTCTTAAAATATTAGAGTATCGCGTACAAAGAATAATGGCGGTTCATGTACATAATGAAGCCGTTTCTTCATGTAATTATACAGAGCTTTCTCTCATTGTTATTTAGTACGCCAAGAGTTCTCTGATTTCACGGGTTACTTAAGTAGAGTCTTTAGTCAAGGATTGATGTCTAATCCACAGCTATACTCAAGGAATATCTTTCGTTTTTCTTTTTTCTATTTTCAAGTACCTCAACTATTGCTGAGTCGATCTTTGACATACCTTTTGAAAGAAGGACCAGAATTTTTCTATCGACCTGTCAAGAGTAGTGGATATGAATCCCTGCTCTGAATTAACTCCAAGATTGTTTATTGC comes from Mesotoga sp. UBA6090 and encodes:
- a CDS encoding pyridoxal-phosphate dependent enzyme; protein product: MGVRKATEIGSGKMILASDGNAGPATVAYCARAGLCCFVLMPADTPVERNVQTIFYGATLILVENSTVSDCIDMITDLSESNNWTHLTTAAAVNPYHFEGTKTIAFEIAEDLGWNTPAWVIMPVGGAGLSAAVWKGFGDDGSWYNN
- a CDS encoding pyridoxal-phosphate dependent enzyme yields the protein MEAGIITELPRILSVQAEGCAPLVRAFKKHKNKIKRWEKPSTLAKAISVPYPLDGELALRAIRDSGGSAISVSYGEMVNAARDIARLEGIFAEPTGAASVAGLAKALKEGIVSEEESVVALVTGTGLKAISSFGKLLEAPKTIGRNISDLKNALDG